In Labilithrix sp., a genomic segment contains:
- a CDS encoding acyl-CoA dehydrogenase family protein, translating into MPSPFREEHDHFRKTVRQYAEKELAPFADEWEKAEIFPNEVFKRAGELGVFSAHYPEEHGGAGGDYWFSVAKAEELCRCQSAGVSMGLLVQGDMATPVISDLGTKEQIEEFLTPAIRGEKIASLGVTEPNAGSDVAGIQTTAKKDGDDYVINGSKTYITNGCRADFVTLLAKTNPEAGAHGCSFFLVPTKTKGFSVSKKLKKIGNHASDTAELAFEDMRVPKRYLLGEENQGFMYLMQNFQTERLIACISSNAGAELVIDEAIAYGRDRKAFGKPIIKREYWQHKFVDLQAKLEAAKALAYRAADQYNDERYVQKQPISFDTVKMISLAKIFCAEIGTEIMDQCLQFHGGAGYMEEYKIGRAWRDQRLVRIGGGTTETMRYYVAKLMGL; encoded by the coding sequence ATGCCCAGCCCGTTCCGCGAAGAGCACGACCACTTCCGCAAGACCGTCCGCCAGTACGCCGAGAAGGAGCTCGCGCCCTTCGCCGACGAGTGGGAAAAAGCGGAGATCTTCCCGAACGAGGTCTTCAAGCGCGCGGGGGAGCTCGGCGTCTTCTCCGCGCACTACCCGGAGGAGCACGGCGGCGCAGGCGGCGACTACTGGTTCTCCGTCGCGAAGGCGGAGGAGCTCTGTCGCTGCCAGTCGGCGGGCGTGTCGATGGGGCTCCTCGTCCAGGGCGACATGGCCACGCCGGTCATCAGCGACCTCGGGACGAAGGAGCAGATCGAGGAGTTTCTCACCCCCGCGATCCGCGGCGAGAAGATCGCGTCGCTCGGCGTGACGGAGCCGAACGCGGGCAGCGACGTCGCCGGCATCCAGACGACCGCGAAGAAGGACGGCGACGACTACGTCATCAACGGGTCGAAGACGTACATCACGAACGGCTGCCGCGCGGACTTCGTCACGCTCCTCGCGAAGACGAACCCAGAGGCGGGCGCGCACGGCTGCAGCTTCTTCCTCGTGCCGACGAAGACGAAGGGATTCAGCGTCTCGAAGAAGCTGAAGAAGATCGGCAACCACGCGAGCGACACCGCCGAGCTCGCGTTCGAGGACATGCGCGTCCCGAAGCGCTACCTCCTCGGCGAAGAGAACCAGGGCTTCATGTACCTGATGCAGAACTTCCAGACCGAGCGCCTCATCGCGTGCATCAGCAGCAACGCGGGCGCAGAGCTCGTCATCGACGAGGCGATCGCGTACGGGCGCGACCGCAAGGCGTTCGGCAAGCCGATCATCAAGCGCGAGTACTGGCAGCACAAGTTCGTCGACCTCCAGGCGAAGCTCGAGGCGGCGAAGGCGCTCGCGTACCGCGCGGCCGATCAATACAACGACGAGCGCTACGTCCAGAAGCAGCCGATCAGCTTCGACACCGTGAAGATGATCAGCCTCGCGAAGATCTTCTGCGCGGAGATCGGCACCGAGATCATGGACCAGTGCCTCCAGTTCCACGGCGGCGCGGGCTACATGGAGGAGTACAAGATCGGCCGCGCGTGGCGCGATCAACGCCTCGTCCGCATCGGCGGCGGCACGACGGAGACGATGCGCTACTACGTGGCGAAGCTGATGGGTCTGTGA
- a CDS encoding trypsin-like serine protease codes for MFERIFGLGFVVVMVAGCAVDATQEQEEPMGETSQEIVGGQLASAYEEAALVNGQGFICSGAIIAPRVALTAGHCVKGSSFTVKTPYAQNQSARGRRVWTDYVNMASTVNPNTLDVGVIILDTPIHLSKYPKLSSAAVADGTKVINVGRIKDGVTSNTNLYFGREDAVRDAAPSFRFAYRGSPIVQSGDSGGPAYAGTGANRTIVAVNSGVSPSFQVLARVDLAYEKIQDLIAQNP; via the coding sequence ATGTTCGAGCGCATCTTCGGTCTTGGGTTCGTCGTCGTCATGGTCGCGGGCTGCGCGGTCGATGCCACGCAGGAGCAAGAGGAGCCGATGGGCGAGACCTCGCAGGAGATCGTGGGCGGTCAGCTCGCGAGCGCCTACGAGGAGGCGGCGCTCGTGAACGGGCAGGGCTTCATCTGCTCGGGCGCCATCATCGCGCCGCGCGTCGCGCTCACGGCCGGGCACTGCGTGAAGGGCTCGAGCTTCACGGTGAAGACGCCGTACGCGCAGAACCAGAGCGCGCGCGGCCGCCGCGTCTGGACCGACTACGTGAACATGGCGTCGACGGTGAACCCGAACACGCTCGACGTCGGCGTCATCATCCTCGACACGCCGATCCATCTCTCGAAGTACCCGAAGCTCTCGAGCGCGGCCGTCGCGGACGGCACGAAGGTGATCAACGTCGGCCGGATCAAGGACGGCGTCACCTCGAACACGAACCTCTACTTCGGCCGCGAGGACGCGGTGCGCGACGCCGCGCCGAGCTTCCGCTTCGCCTACCGCGGCTCGCCGATCGTGCAGTCCGGCGACTCCGGCGGCCCCGCCTACGCGGGCACCGGCGCGAACCGCACGATCGTCGCCGTGAACTCGGGCGTGAGCCCGTCGTTCCAGGTCCTCGCCCGCGTCGACCTCGCCTACGAGAAGATCCAGGACCTGATCGCCCAGAACCCCTAA
- a CDS encoding cytochrome c: protein MKIGWKKGLKIAGGVIVGVPLLLIVAALVKFYGLSPKSRPAPVMTAPTNAEAIERGRYLVHHVAACIGCHSNIREDVPGEPPVEGKLGAGRDFGEVPGSPVHIKASNITPDKENGLGGWTDGEIARAIREGVSKDGRGLFPQMPYMTYRETLSDGEVLDIIAYLKTLKPLPDKTQRTEVGFPVSMFIRGVPTPLETPPPPAPSPSDKMARGKWLLKVASCHDCHDSVDGKMAKIPGKEFGGGFKFELPGGKGTVYAPNISSDQASGIGSYSNEDIKRALTEGKGKSGKNLYVMPWSYYKGMTNEDMDALVAALREEPAVVNIVPPSTVK from the coding sequence ATGAAGATCGGTTGGAAGAAGGGCCTCAAGATCGCGGGCGGCGTCATCGTCGGTGTCCCGCTGCTCCTGATCGTCGCCGCCCTCGTGAAGTTCTACGGGCTCTCGCCGAAGTCGCGACCCGCGCCGGTGATGACCGCGCCGACCAACGCCGAGGCGATCGAGCGTGGTCGCTACCTCGTGCATCACGTCGCTGCGTGCATCGGGTGCCACTCGAACATCCGCGAGGACGTCCCCGGCGAGCCGCCGGTCGAAGGGAAGCTCGGCGCCGGCCGTGACTTCGGCGAGGTGCCGGGCTCGCCCGTCCACATCAAGGCGTCGAACATCACGCCCGACAAGGAGAATGGCCTCGGCGGCTGGACCGACGGCGAGATCGCGCGCGCGATCCGCGAAGGCGTGAGCAAGGACGGCCGCGGGCTCTTCCCGCAGATGCCGTACATGACCTACCGCGAGACGCTCTCGGACGGCGAGGTGCTCGACATCATCGCGTACCTGAAGACGCTGAAGCCGCTCCCCGACAAGACGCAGCGCACCGAGGTCGGGTTCCCGGTCTCGATGTTCATCCGCGGCGTCCCCACGCCGCTCGAGACGCCGCCGCCGCCCGCGCCGTCGCCGTCCGACAAGATGGCGCGCGGCAAGTGGCTCCTCAAGGTCGCGTCGTGCCACGACTGCCACGACTCGGTCGACGGCAAGATGGCGAAGATCCCGGGCAAGGAGTTCGGCGGCGGCTTCAAGTTCGAGCTGCCGGGAGGGAAGGGCACCGTCTACGCGCCGAACATCTCGAGCGATCAGGCGAGCGGCATCGGCTCGTACTCGAACGAGGACATCAAGCGCGCGCTCACCGAGGGCAAGGGCAAGAGCGGGAAGAACCTCTACGTGATGCCGTGGAGCTACTACAAAGGCATGACGAACGAGGACATGGACGCGCTCGTCGCCGCGCTCCGCGAGGAGCCCGCCGTCGTGAACATCGTGCCGCCTTCGACCGTGAAATAA